Proteins from one Rosa chinensis cultivar Old Blush chromosome 7, RchiOBHm-V2, whole genome shotgun sequence genomic window:
- the LOC112179197 gene encoding uncharacterized protein LOC112179197 — protein sequence MSWYLSYEAWDLAQCSVALQVLMPSTPVEYIYSMQTNESRYCTCLFGFEEEVKSSYCSGFFLKQSNFKIENSFMMLFSLWSSCAKGINFCTQQENEIVVPYYQNF from the exons ATGTCATGGTATTTGAGTTACGAAGCCTGGGACCTTGCACAATGTTCAGTGGCTCTGcag gTCTTGATGCCCAGTACTCCAGTAGAATAT ATCTACTCCATGCAAACCAATGAATCTAGATATTGTacatgtttgtttggttttgaggAGGAGGTTAAGAGCTCATACTGCAGTGGGTTTTTTCTAAAACAATCGAACTTCAAG ATTGAGAATTCATTTATGATGCTTTTCAGCCTGTGGAGTTCATGTGCAAAGGGGATCAATTTCTGTACCCAGCAAGAGAATGAGATTGTTGTACCGTATTATCAAAACTTTTAA